A section of the Bradyrhizobium oligotrophicum S58 genome encodes:
- a CDS encoding aromatic/alkene monooxygenase hydroxylase subunit beta has product MNVQAGSATAEPSVVKSGAAGSAVFPGSDSRKYNYFEPKGRKATHYEDMTVDVQPDPERYLLQDWIISFPDGTPTYSKDWTAAKSSNWHKFRAVDQEWERTHYQRQSTICGMVQNTIENGRKSGAPARFDPAWVKILQNHLGAFKHAEFGLGTSTMQAQRYGYTQMVNNAILTNSSYKLRFAQDITLYLSEIALDLPGFDVNAGKTHWLEDPIWQGVRKSIESVMGSNDYLEQYFATNVVFEPLVGELFRSGFLMQAASAQNDFITPAVVSAAEADYERNLANTVELFHILGTDPTHAAHNIALFNKWLTKHAELALDAANRLQPIWSQPRVKVVTFGDALAQAKNRIRGIAAELGLTVPAGLTS; this is encoded by the coding sequence ATGAATGTGCAAGCAGGCAGCGCCACGGCGGAGCCGTCGGTCGTCAAATCGGGAGCGGCGGGATCCGCAGTCTTTCCCGGCTCCGACAGCCGCAAATACAACTATTTCGAGCCGAAGGGCCGCAAGGCGACCCACTATGAGGACATGACCGTCGACGTCCAGCCCGATCCGGAGCGCTATCTGCTGCAGGACTGGATCATCTCGTTCCCCGACGGCACGCCGACGTACAGCAAGGACTGGACGGCGGCGAAGAGCTCCAACTGGCACAAGTTCCGCGCGGTCGACCAGGAATGGGAGCGCACGCACTATCAGCGGCAGTCGACGATCTGCGGCATGGTGCAGAACACCATCGAGAACGGCCGCAAGTCCGGCGCGCCGGCGCGCTTCGACCCGGCCTGGGTGAAGATCCTGCAGAACCATCTCGGCGCCTTCAAGCACGCCGAGTTCGGGCTGGGCACGTCGACCATGCAGGCGCAGCGCTATGGCTACACCCAGATGGTCAACAACGCGATCCTGACCAACTCGTCCTACAAACTGCGCTTTGCCCAGGACATCACGCTCTATCTGAGCGAGATCGCGCTCGACCTGCCAGGCTTCGACGTCAACGCCGGCAAGACGCATTGGCTCGAGGATCCGATCTGGCAGGGCGTGCGCAAGTCGATCGAGTCGGTGATGGGGTCGAACGACTATCTCGAGCAGTACTTCGCGACCAACGTCGTGTTCGAACCGCTGGTCGGCGAGCTGTTCCGGTCCGGGTTCCTGATGCAGGCCGCGTCGGCGCAGAACGACTTCATCACGCCGGCGGTGGTGTCGGCTGCGGAGGCCGATTACGAGCGCAATCTCGCCAACACGGTCGAGCTGTTCCACATCCTCGGCACCGACCCCACGCATGCGGCGCACAACATCGCGCTGTTCAACAAATGGCTGACCAAGCACGCCGAGCTTGCGCTCGACGCCGCCAACCGGTTGCAGCCGATCTGGTCGCAGCCGCGCGTCAAGGTCGTGACCTTCGGCGACGCGCTCGCGCAGGCCAAGAACCGGATCAGGGGCATTGCCGCGGAGCTTGGCCTGACGGTTCCGGCCGGTCTCACCTCGTAG
- the groEL gene encoding molecular chaperone GroEL, with protein sequence MPKIMLHDEAARAALGRGVAKLAKAVRGTLGPKGMNAIMDRPIGTPIVSRDGVSIASEIELECPFENMGAQVLREVSKQTNDIAGDGTTTATVLADVLVQDGLKSLAAGANPVELVAGLELAVAETIKNLKRSAMALQGSAGLRAVASIAANDIALGDMVAEAFERAGTHGIVAVEYGSTVQTVLEVVEGMAFERGYLSHHMVTDVERMQVVLDNPFILMTDHKIQSGEQLAGVISLVERSGRPLLIIAEEVAPVVIMQLLARREKSNFKVAAIHPPEFGHWRKAMLEDIAITTGGRVISVDLGGRLEKAELQDLGAARQVRISASKTLITAGAGDPAKIAARREQVMRQYEAAPENIERDKFQERIAKLSGGTAMILAGGATPVEQKRRTQLIEDAINATRAAIEEGIVPGGGFALVKAAPKLDDLISGLDGSVRQGAELLQRALSRPLFHIAANAGLDAEAEVKKVAKGANGHGLDARNGASVDLVKAGIVDPVKVCYSAVRNAASVAGLILTTQTLIAKKPDDYDPTAGPALGGGAERL encoded by the coding sequence ATGCCGAAGATCATGCTGCATGATGAAGCCGCGCGGGCCGCATTGGGACGCGGTGTTGCCAAGCTTGCCAAGGCGGTGCGCGGAACCTTGGGGCCGAAGGGGATGAACGCGATCATGGACCGTCCGATCGGAACGCCGATCGTGTCGCGCGATGGCGTCAGCATCGCCAGCGAGATCGAGCTCGAATGTCCGTTCGAGAACATGGGCGCACAGGTGCTGCGCGAGGTGTCGAAGCAGACCAACGATATCGCGGGCGACGGCACCACGACGGCGACGGTGCTCGCCGACGTGCTGGTGCAGGACGGCCTGAAGAGCCTCGCCGCCGGCGCCAATCCGGTGGAATTGGTGGCGGGCCTCGAACTGGCGGTGGCGGAGACGATCAAGAACCTGAAGCGGTCCGCAATGGCGCTGCAGGGATCGGCAGGCCTGCGGGCGGTCGCAAGCATCGCAGCCAACGACATTGCGCTCGGCGACATGGTCGCAGAAGCCTTCGAGCGTGCCGGAACGCACGGGATCGTCGCGGTCGAATATGGCAGCACCGTCCAGACGGTTCTGGAAGTCGTCGAAGGCATGGCGTTCGAGCGCGGCTATCTCTCGCATCACATGGTGACGGATGTGGAGCGCATGCAGGTCGTTCTCGACAATCCGTTTATTCTCATGACCGACCACAAGATCCAGAGCGGCGAGCAGCTCGCCGGCGTGATCTCGCTGGTGGAAAGGAGCGGCCGTCCCTTGCTGATCATCGCGGAGGAAGTCGCGCCCGTCGTGATCATGCAGCTGCTGGCGCGCCGCGAGAAGAGCAACTTCAAGGTCGCTGCGATCCATCCGCCGGAGTTCGGCCATTGGCGCAAGGCCATGCTGGAGGATATCGCCATCACCACCGGCGGCCGTGTGATCTCGGTCGATCTGGGCGGCCGGCTGGAAAAGGCCGAGCTGCAGGATCTCGGTGCCGCCCGTCAGGTCCGGATCTCCGCGTCCAAGACCTTGATCACGGCAGGGGCCGGCGACCCGGCCAAGATTGCTGCGCGTCGCGAGCAGGTGATGCGGCAATATGAGGCGGCGCCTGAGAATATCGAGCGCGACAAGTTTCAGGAGCGCATCGCCAAGCTCTCCGGCGGCACGGCGATGATCCTGGCGGGAGGAGCGACGCCCGTCGAACAGAAGCGTCGAACCCAGCTGATCGAGGACGCGATCAATGCGACGCGGGCCGCGATCGAGGAGGGCATCGTCCCAGGCGGCGGCTTTGCGCTGGTGAAGGCGGCGCCGAAGCTCGACGACCTGATCAGCGGCCTGGACGGCAGCGTGAGGCAGGGCGCCGAACTGCTGCAGCGCGCGCTCAGCCGTCCGCTGTTTCATATCGCCGCGAATGCCGGCCTCGATGCCGAGGCGGAGGTCAAGAAGGTCGCCAAGGGCGCCAACGGTCACGGTCTCGACGCGCGCAACGGCGCGTCGGTCGATCTCGTCAAGGCCGGCATCGTCGATCCGGTCAAGGTCTGCTACAGCGCGGTTCGCAATGCCGCCTCCGTCGCCGGGCTGATCCTCACGACGCAGACGCTCATTGCGAAGAAGCCGGACGATTATGATCCCACCGCTGGTCCGGCGCTGGGCGGGGGCGCCGAGCGGCTTTGA
- a CDS encoding 2Fe-2S iron-sulfur cluster-binding protein: protein MSVDTGVMMAGLQVHKVRFEPVGIEMEVEEGETVLDAAFRQGISLMHGCKEGQCGSCKSKLVDGDIELMKYSTFALPDYESENGHVLLCRTHAYSDVSFELLNYDEDLLSRSIAVKSFRGRVAGITALTSDIRLLEIEIDRPMKFWAGQYVDLTIDDGRITRAFSMANAPGEGTRLSFIIKKYPNGAFSSQLDGGLGVGSLVMAKGPYGTCFRREQRPGPMLLIGGGSGMSPLWSILADHIASGEQRPIRFFYGARSRADLFYLDQVAAIGEQLADFKFVPALSHATPDDHWDGETGFVHEVVARHLREEQLAGAIDAYACGPTPMIDAVLPVLQVNGVEPDHIYFDKFTPAVR from the coding sequence ATGTCGGTTGATACGGGGGTGATGATGGCGGGTTTGCAGGTTCACAAGGTTCGGTTCGAGCCTGTCGGGATCGAGATGGAGGTCGAGGAAGGCGAGACCGTTCTCGATGCGGCATTCCGTCAGGGCATCTCGCTGATGCATGGCTGCAAGGAAGGCCAGTGCGGGAGCTGCAAGTCGAAGCTCGTCGATGGCGACATCGAGCTGATGAAATACTCGACCTTCGCCCTGCCGGACTACGAGAGCGAGAACGGCCACGTGCTGCTGTGCCGGACGCACGCCTACAGTGATGTCAGCTTCGAGCTGCTCAATTACGACGAGGACCTGCTCAGCCGGTCGATCGCAGTCAAGTCGTTTCGCGGACGCGTGGCCGGCATCACGGCGCTGACGTCGGACATCCGCCTGCTGGAGATCGAGATCGACAGACCGATGAAATTCTGGGCCGGCCAGTATGTCGATTTGACGATCGACGATGGCCGCATCACCCGTGCGTTCTCGATGGCGAACGCGCCGGGCGAGGGCACGCGGCTCAGCTTCATCATCAAGAAGTATCCGAATGGCGCCTTCTCGTCGCAGCTCGACGGCGGGCTCGGCGTCGGCAGCCTCGTGATGGCGAAGGGCCCGTATGGCACCTGCTTTCGGCGCGAACAGCGGCCCGGCCCGATGCTGCTGATCGGCGGCGGCTCCGGAATGTCGCCGCTGTGGTCGATTCTGGCCGATCACATCGCCAGCGGCGAACAGCGGCCGATCCGGTTCTTCTACGGCGCGAGGTCTCGTGCCGATCTGTTCTACCTCGACCAGGTGGCGGCGATCGGCGAGCAGCTTGCGGATTTCAAGTTCGTGCCGGCGCTGTCGCATGCGACGCCTGACGACCATTGGGACGGCGAGACCGGCTTCGTCCATGAGGTCGTCGCGCGCCATCTGCGCGAAGAACAGCTGGCGGGGGCGATCGACGCCTATGCCTGCGGTCCGACGCCGATGATCGATGCCGTGCTGCCGGTCCTGCAGGTCAATGGCGTCGAGCCGGATCACATCTATTTCGACAAGTTTACGCCGGCGGTGCGATGA
- a CDS encoding winged helix-turn-helix domain-containing protein: protein MILRFAGFELDQQHAELRGPDGAPVKLRPKTFEMLRLLVANPGRVLSKQELMEAVWPDIHVGEDSLFQCIREIRSALGDDRRQTIKLASGGGYIFTADVAAAADVPAPSPDVDPSETATAAGLDLGSPSPAQPATVPARSSWLPALGGRMAVIAVAGLCAIVGLAAAAPLLRSDLIFKRTPPVVAVMALTDASDDPIGPMMATEIAGRLTDGFARINTISVIAPRPAAAQPEQAAAPAASPDFEIRGELQRSGPSWTLRTRLIQTATGKVEAVAVISVDADERDPRLQQTRLAAGVGDVLARRLNELTEAGTSPADLSARAGGAKVAIEQATASINSVTQERFGMAQTMLQNALAEQPDNVDAAVALAALQMRGIQMVWYNPDAAAAAEAQAAANLERALRAKPNSIAVLETYCRFLSATNRFVESLVICARTLSLDPWDGLALYLVGLGQLHLGRFEDALATFQQADRYDTPAVSRWTWLLGVGWAYMMMDRADDALPWLQRSIAITAASGRPYLLLAATYQRAGQTEEAKAAIQKGLKLRPGTTALNVAPPMKNTSPVYREAAGRIVQLMVDAGLPAQ from the coding sequence ATGATACTTCGCTTTGCCGGGTTCGAGCTCGACCAGCAACACGCCGAGCTGCGCGGACCTGATGGCGCGCCGGTCAAGCTGCGCCCGAAGACGTTCGAGATGCTGCGGCTGCTGGTCGCCAACCCCGGGCGCGTGCTCAGCAAGCAGGAGCTGATGGAGGCGGTCTGGCCGGACATCCATGTCGGCGAGGACAGCCTGTTTCAATGCATCCGGGAGATCCGCAGCGCGCTCGGCGACGACCGGCGGCAGACGATCAAATTGGCATCCGGAGGAGGATACATCTTCACGGCCGACGTCGCGGCGGCGGCCGACGTCCCGGCCCCTTCGCCCGATGTCGACCCGTCCGAGACCGCCACGGCCGCCGGGCTCGACCTCGGCTCCCCCTCGCCCGCGCAGCCGGCCACAGTGCCGGCGAGATCATCATGGCTGCCGGCGCTCGGCGGACGGATGGCGGTCATCGCCGTCGCGGGACTTTGCGCCATCGTCGGGCTTGCGGCCGCCGCGCCGCTGTTGAGATCGGACCTCATCTTCAAGCGCACGCCGCCGGTGGTCGCAGTGATGGCGCTGACCGACGCAAGCGATGACCCGATCGGGCCGATGATGGCAACGGAGATCGCCGGCCGCCTGACCGACGGCTTCGCCAGGATCAACACCATCAGCGTGATCGCGCCGCGACCGGCGGCAGCGCAGCCGGAGCAGGCCGCCGCGCCCGCGGCGTCGCCGGATTTCGAGATCCGCGGTGAGCTGCAGCGCAGCGGACCATCATGGACGTTGCGAACGCGCCTGATCCAGACCGCCACCGGCAAGGTCGAAGCGGTCGCGGTCATCTCCGTCGACGCCGACGAGCGCGACCCGCGGCTGCAGCAGACACGGCTCGCCGCAGGCGTGGGCGACGTGCTGGCGCGCCGTCTCAACGAGCTGACGGAGGCCGGAACATCGCCCGCCGATCTCAGTGCCAGGGCCGGCGGCGCCAAGGTCGCCATCGAGCAGGCGACCGCATCGATCAACAGCGTGACGCAGGAGCGCTTCGGCATGGCGCAGACCATGCTGCAGAATGCGCTCGCCGAGCAGCCCGACAATGTCGACGCGGCGGTCGCGCTTGCCGCGCTGCAGATGCGCGGCATCCAGATGGTCTGGTACAATCCCGATGCCGCCGCCGCGGCCGAGGCCCAGGCGGCCGCGAACCTGGAGCGCGCCCTGCGCGCGAAGCCGAACTCGATTGCGGTGCTCGAGACCTATTGCCGCTTCCTCAGTGCGACCAATCGTTTCGTCGAAAGCCTCGTCATCTGCGCCAGAACCCTGAGCCTCGATCCGTGGGACGGGCTCGCGTTGTATCTCGTCGGTCTGGGGCAGCTGCACCTTGGCCGCTTCGAGGATGCGCTTGCGACCTTCCAGCAGGCCGATCGCTACGACACGCCGGCGGTCTCACGCTGGACGTGGCTGCTCGGTGTCGGGTGGGCCTACATGATGATGGATCGCGCCGACGACGCCCTGCCGTGGCTGCAGCGCTCGATCGCCATCACGGCCGCGTCCGGACGTCCGTATTTGCTCCTGGCCGCCACCTACCAGAGGGCCGGTCAGACCGAGGAGGCCAAAGCGGCGATCCAGAAGGGACTGAAGCTGCGGCCCGGCACGACGGCGCTCAACGTGGCGCCGCCGATGAAGAACACCAGCCCGGTGTATCGCGAGGCCGCCGGCCGCATCGTTCAGCTCATGGTCGACGCAGGCTTGCCGGCGCAGTGA
- a CDS encoding metal-sulfur cluster assembly factor: protein MARCLPERDRQADERQIETRQAELWACLHAVTDPELDESVVDLNFVTRADVDAANHVDIEFRLPTYWCAANFSFLMADDMRRAVSALDWVESVSVVLGEHMYADKINAGLAQGLSFQETFGVEADGELDDLRRTFLLKAFQRRQVALLNHLTELGHVPDTITALNLAELRCLPVDDEGDRLRRRYLERRDVVAAARDETPAFVNAAGVPLRADGFAAYVSGLRRVGINAEFNSALCRGLLSVRFDLETPFVPRARASA, encoded by the coding sequence GTGGCAAGGTGCCTGCCGGAACGGGACCGGCAGGCCGATGAGAGGCAGATCGAGACCAGGCAGGCCGAGCTGTGGGCCTGCCTGCATGCTGTGACGGATCCGGAGCTCGATGAATCCGTGGTCGATCTCAACTTCGTCACCAGGGCGGATGTCGACGCGGCCAACCATGTCGACATCGAATTCCGGCTGCCGACCTATTGGTGTGCCGCCAACTTCTCGTTCCTGATGGCGGACGACATGCGCCGTGCCGTCAGCGCGCTCGACTGGGTGGAAAGCGTCAGTGTGGTCCTCGGCGAGCACATGTATGCCGACAAGATCAATGCCGGCCTGGCGCAGGGCCTGTCGTTTCAGGAGACGTTCGGCGTCGAGGCCGACGGCGAGCTGGATGATCTGCGCCGGACGTTTCTCCTCAAGGCGTTCCAGCGCCGCCAGGTCGCCCTGCTCAATCATCTCACGGAGCTCGGACACGTGCCGGATACGATCACCGCGCTCAACCTAGCGGAGCTTCGTTGCCTTCCCGTCGACGACGAGGGTGACAGGCTGCGGCGGCGTTATCTCGAGCGGCGGGATGTGGTGGCGGCCGCCCGCGACGAGACGCCGGCTTTTGTCAATGCCGCGGGAGTGCCGCTGCGCGCCGATGGATTTGCCGCCTACGTCTCAGGGCTGAGACGGGTCGGTATCAACGCGGAATTCAACAGTGCGCTGTGCCGCGGTCTGCTGTCGGTGCGTTTCGATCTCGAGACGCCGTTCGTTCCAAGAGCACGCGCCTCGGCCTGA
- a CDS encoding sigma-54-dependent Fis family transcriptional regulator, with protein MDQRDVRAAWQKFVERGTLSGELRSTVAASWQRSRQHRITVDRAKAPLVAEAELFRQRSKNASLRHAARCALQNSKTFLSEAGSIMILTDPTGLIVDTQGDARVIDAGRTVHLEHGGRWSEADIGTNAIGAALAESRPVQIHGAEHFCTEVQRWTCAAVPVHDPSDGELLGVVDISGPASTFNPQSLALAVAVGHHVESVLAQQDRQDKEQLLCDFIAKRASWATEECILLDRRGAILHATERGLRAMRDNGLNTDGDAPTRFLKTVQFEDWPAKLREILPHASFELVKHGSTGVGAIVVMHARRRAAMDRSSSTAKEPRQRGDIPLSAPSRNAQTSSPPAKPTSNKSPGFVAQDPNVLAIVRRVESAAIRKMPILIRGETGTGKEQLARHAHAASGRAGAFVAINCAALPDSLVEAELFGYADGAFTGARQGGAGGLVKEANGGTLFLDEIGDMPVALQGVLLRLLDDWTVRPVGGSAYKVDVFLVSATNAALDRAIAEGRFRSDLLYRLNTLEVRLPRLRDRCDFDAIARQLLRKIDPACDITPEALARLAPNHWHGNIRELGNMLARLTLGVSSGMIDLACVDTMLGPAAAPPAAGSLQDVQRARILMVYAETSGNVSETARRLGVSRNTIYRALGQPRP; from the coding sequence ATGGACCAACGAGACGTACGGGCCGCATGGCAGAAATTCGTCGAGCGCGGCACGCTCTCGGGCGAACTGAGATCGACGGTGGCCGCGTCGTGGCAGCGCTCCAGGCAGCACCGCATCACCGTCGATCGCGCCAAGGCGCCGCTGGTCGCGGAGGCCGAACTGTTTCGCCAGCGCTCCAAGAATGCATCGCTCCGCCATGCCGCCCGCTGCGCGCTGCAGAACTCGAAGACGTTCCTGAGCGAAGCCGGCTCGATCATGATCCTCACCGATCCGACCGGCCTGATCGTCGATACCCAGGGCGATGCCAGGGTCATCGACGCCGGCCGCACCGTGCATCTGGAGCACGGCGGACGCTGGAGCGAGGCGGACATCGGCACCAACGCCATCGGCGCGGCGCTGGCTGAATCGCGACCCGTCCAGATCCACGGCGCCGAGCATTTCTGCACCGAGGTCCAGCGCTGGACCTGCGCCGCCGTTCCGGTTCACGACCCGAGCGACGGCGAGCTGCTCGGCGTCGTCGACATCTCGGGTCCGGCGAGCACGTTCAATCCGCAGAGCCTGGCGCTGGCGGTTGCGGTCGGCCATCACGTCGAGAGCGTGCTTGCGCAGCAGGACCGGCAGGACAAGGAGCAGCTGCTGTGCGATTTCATCGCCAAGCGCGCGTCATGGGCCACGGAGGAATGCATCCTGCTCGACCGGCGCGGCGCCATCCTGCATGCGACCGAGCGCGGGCTGCGCGCCATGAGGGACAACGGCCTCAACACCGACGGCGACGCGCCGACGCGCTTCCTGAAGACGGTCCAGTTCGAGGACTGGCCGGCCAAGCTCAGGGAGATCCTGCCGCATGCGAGCTTCGAACTGGTCAAGCACGGCAGCACCGGTGTGGGCGCGATCGTCGTCATGCATGCCCGGCGGCGCGCAGCGATGGATCGCAGCAGCTCCACCGCGAAAGAGCCTCGTCAGCGCGGCGACATCCCGCTGTCGGCTCCGTCGCGAAACGCGCAGACATCGTCCCCTCCAGCAAAGCCGACGAGCAACAAGAGCCCCGGCTTCGTCGCCCAGGACCCGAACGTGCTCGCGATCGTCCGGCGCGTCGAAAGCGCGGCGATACGCAAGATGCCGATCCTGATCCGCGGTGAGACCGGGACCGGCAAGGAACAGCTGGCGCGCCATGCGCATGCCGCCAGCGGACGCGCCGGCGCGTTCGTCGCAATCAATTGCGCCGCCCTGCCCGACAGCCTGGTCGAGGCCGAGCTGTTCGGCTATGCCGACGGCGCGTTCACCGGCGCGCGACAGGGCGGCGCAGGCGGGCTGGTCAAGGAGGCGAACGGCGGCACGCTGTTTCTCGACGAGATCGGCGACATGCCGGTCGCGCTCCAGGGCGTGCTGCTGCGGCTTCTCGATGACTGGACGGTGCGGCCGGTCGGCGGCTCCGCCTACAAGGTCGATGTCTTCCTGGTGTCTGCGACCAATGCCGCGCTCGACCGGGCCATCGCCGAGGGGCGCTTCCGCTCCGACCTGCTCTACCGCCTCAACACGCTCGAGGTCCGGCTGCCGCGCCTGCGCGACCGCTGCGACTTCGACGCCATCGCGCGCCAATTGTTGCGCAAGATCGATCCCGCATGCGACATCACGCCCGAGGCGCTGGCGCGACTTGCGCCGAACCATTGGCACGGCAACATCCGCGAGCTCGGCAACATGCTGGCCCGCCTCACGCTCGGCGTGTCCAGCGGGATGATCGACCTGGCCTGCGTCGACACCATGCTCGGTCCAGCTGCTGCACCGCCGGCTGCAGGATCGCTCCAGGACGTCCAGCGCGCCCGCATCCTGATGGTCTACGCGGAAACGTCGGGCAATGTCAGCGAGACCGCGCGGCGTCTCGGCGTGTCCAGAAATACGATCTACCGCGCGCTCGGACAGCCACGGCCATAG
- a CDS encoding amidohydrolase family protein, with protein MYRTATGEEIFVIDGHTHFWDGSPANQKNIHGKQFIDCFYAYHSNLSPPSEKWEKEKFEKYDAKTMFEDLFVSGYDDMAILQPTYLTDFYKNGFNTTERNAAMKKSHPDRFILNGAFDPRDGSKGLEDLHALAEKHKLKGVKLYTAEWRGESKGYKLSDKESYKYLEAAQKLGIKNVHVHKGPTIIPLNRDAFDVADIDDVATSFQDLNFIVEHCGLPRLDDFCWIATQETNVYAGIAVALPFIHSRPGYFAHVMSELLFWLGPDKILYGSDYGIWTPKWLIDKFMAFEIPEDITKETGSVLTLENKTKILGLNAARLYGIDVEAQKQKIRAGGGYAHLAEPVPA; from the coding sequence ATGTACAGGACGGCGACGGGTGAAGAGATATTCGTGATCGACGGCCATACCCATTTCTGGGACGGCAGTCCGGCGAACCAGAAGAACATTCACGGCAAGCAGTTCATCGACTGCTTCTATGCCTATCATTCCAATCTCAGTCCGCCCTCGGAGAAGTGGGAGAAGGAGAAGTTCGAGAAGTACGACGCGAAAACGATGTTCGAGGACCTGTTCGTCTCCGGCTATGACGACATGGCGATCCTGCAGCCGACCTACCTGACCGATTTCTACAAGAACGGCTTCAATACGACCGAACGCAATGCCGCGATGAAGAAGAGCCACCCGGACCGCTTCATTCTCAACGGCGCGTTCGACCCGCGGGACGGCAGCAAGGGCCTGGAGGATCTCCACGCGTTGGCGGAGAAGCACAAGCTCAAGGGCGTCAAGCTGTACACGGCGGAATGGCGCGGCGAATCCAAGGGCTACAAGCTGTCCGACAAGGAATCCTACAAGTATCTAGAAGCGGCGCAGAAGCTCGGCATCAAGAACGTTCACGTCCACAAGGGCCCGACCATCATCCCCTTGAATCGTGACGCGTTCGACGTCGCCGACATCGACGACGTCGCGACGTCGTTCCAGGATCTGAATTTCATCGTCGAGCATTGCGGGCTGCCGCGGCTGGACGACTTCTGCTGGATCGCGACCCAGGAGACCAACGTCTACGCAGGTATCGCCGTGGCGCTGCCGTTCATCCATTCGCGTCCCGGCTATTTCGCTCACGTGATGTCGGAGCTGCTGTTCTGGCTCGGGCCGGACAAGATCCTCTATGGCAGCGACTACGGCATCTGGACGCCGAAATGGCTGATCGACAAGTTCATGGCGTTCGAGATTCCGGAGGACATCACCAAGGAGACCGGCTCGGTGCTGACCTTGGAGAACAAGACCAAGATCCTCGGTCTCAACGCAGCCCGGCTCTACGGCATCGATGTCGAAGCCCAGAAGCAGAAGATCCGGGCCGGTGGCGGATACGCGCATCTCGCCGAACCCGTACCGGCGTAA
- a CDS encoding MmoB/DmpM family protein: MMHEADNIFKSMKDIKFEDTVSHQCGVTMNDSVEARAIADVMSRHDHITVTYMPAMIRIDGIGKMEFKMDEISEELGREMTPHLFEIATSTHYGRMVMIDDNTVMLFGDMNEMMKYIV, translated from the coding sequence ATGATGCACGAAGCCGACAACATCTTCAAATCGATGAAGGACATCAAGTTCGAGGACACGGTGTCCCATCAATGCGGGGTCACCATGAACGACAGTGTCGAGGCGCGCGCCATCGCCGACGTGATGAGCCGTCACGACCACATCACGGTGACTTACATGCCGGCGATGATCCGGATCGACGGTATCGGCAAGATGGAATTCAAAATGGACGAGATCTCGGAGGAGCTCGGTCGTGAGATGACGCCGCATCTGTTCGAGATCGCGACCTCGACCCACTACGGCCGGATGGTCATGATCGACGACAACACCGTGATGCTGTTCGGCGACATGAACGAAATGATGAAATACATCGTGTGA